One Cloacibacillus sp. DNA window includes the following coding sequences:
- a CDS encoding Rrf2 family transcriptional regulator, which produces MLLGLHALGELAKAPDECLTTQQVAAAIGTSEPHLSKVLQRLNKGGLVKSVRGPGGGYRLNCVPSETPLYPIFELLGGPFESRGCRLDGCRGKKCFIGDMMDELSRAFFRYLESRTLADFTSYYLHGTDVSIEISVITPSLGQKHPGFGHIN; this is translated from the coding sequence TTGCTTTTAGGGCTTCACGCGCTTGGCGAGCTTGCCAAGGCGCCGGATGAATGCCTTACCACGCAGCAGGTGGCGGCGGCGATCGGGACCTCTGAGCCGCATCTTTCAAAAGTTTTACAGCGCCTCAACAAGGGCGGCCTGGTAAAGTCTGTCCGCGGGCCGGGCGGAGGTTACCGGCTTAACTGCGTCCCCTCCGAGACGCCTCTTTATCCTATCTTTGAATTGCTTGGCGGCCCGTTTGAATCGCGCGGCTGCCGTCTCGATGGCTGCCGCGGGAAGAAGTGCTTTATCGGCGACATGATGGACGAACTGTCGCGGGCCTTTTTCCGCTACCTCGAATCGCGCACGCTGGCCGATTTCACCTCCTATTATTTACACGGCACGGATGTGAGCATTGAAATCTCGGTTATCACCCCGAGTTTGGGGCAGAAGCACCCAGGCTTCGGACATATTAATTAA